The window GATACCAAGCTGGTTTACTCCACCCCCGGTTCTTTGGATCGAGGTGCTGTGTTGGAGAGACTGTGGGGAGATGAGCCTAAGGTGCGGTCTTCCCAGGGAGAGAGGGGAAACTACCGGGTTTCCCTTTGGTGGCAGGAGGCCCCTAGGACCAGCAGGATATCTCTGATGGCCTTCGTCAACGGAAGAAGGATCGACGAGCCGACTATAAAAGCGGCGATAGCCTCCGGTGAGACGAATTCGTCGGGCAATTGGGCTGTCTGGATAGAGACCCCTCCTGACGAGGTGGACGTAAACGTCCATCCCGCCAAGACGGAGGTTCTCTTTCGACATGGAGGGGATCTTTTCTCGTCGGTAAAGGACTGTGCAATGTCCCTACAGGGCGATAGAAGGCCTTCAAACCCTCCCTCTCTGCCTCTATATTCTCCTGAGTCACCGAAGACCGAGTCGCCGAAAATCGATTTTCCTAGACCCAAGACTAAAAGACCGGAATACAAAGACGATAGAGGTTCCCTTTTTACAAGGGTCGAGGCCCCTGTCGTAAAGTCAGAGCCAAGGGTATCCCAGGAAACGCCTCCATCGGTAAGTTCAAAACCGGAGGATACGGTGTTTCTCGGTCAGTTGAGCTCCGGCTATCTTTTGTTCGATCGCTCAGGAGAGCTTGTCATTATGGATCACCATGGAGCTCACGAGAGGATAAACTTCGATAGGATAAAAAAATCCATGGAGAGAGACAGAGCTGTGCAGAGCTTGGCTATCCCTGTGCCCCTGCCTCCCTCCCTTCAGAGCGACTGCGAGGAGCATCTGGATAAACTGGGAGAGCTAGGGTTCGATTTTCAACGCTCCGATGGCGTCCTGCAACTGTCCGGCGTCCCGGATTTTAGGGGATGTGGATCGATTTCCCCTCTGACTTTACTACGATCTTCTATGGTTGGCCTTGAGGGAGGCAGGATATCGAGGGAAGCGGTGTGGCTGAGATGGGCCACTATAGCCTGTAAGGCTTCGGTCAAACTAACCTGGAGGATATCCCCTCAAGAGGCTATGGCCCTCTGGAGGGATATGAACGAAGACGGAGCGGTTGCCGCCTGTCCTCACGGAAGGCCGGTTATTATAACCCTGTCCGATAGGGAGATAGCCTCCAGATTTGAGAGGAGCTGAGATATGTCCATCCCTGTCATAGCGGTAATAGGTCCTACGGCGGTAGGTAAGACCGCTCTGAGCGTAGAGTTAGCCAAAAAGCTGGACGGCGAGGTTATATCGGTGGACTCGAGGCAGGTATATAGGTATATGGATGTAGGCACCGATAAGATAGATAGGGAGACCAGAAAGGACGTCCTTCACCATCTGATAGACGTGGTGGACCCGGATGAGATCTTTTCCGTCGCCGATTTTATAGAAATGGCGGATAAGGCGGTAGACAGGATAATCTCGAGAGGGAAGGTCCCCGTCTTCGCCGGAGGTACGCCTTTTTACTATAGGGCTCTTTTCGATCGTTCGTTGACGGTGAACGTACCCTCTAATAGAGAGATAAGGCAAGAGCTGGATAGTATGGATCCTTTCGATCGCTTTGACTATCTAGCGGAGGTCGACCCTGAGACGGCCCGGAGGCTATCGCCAAACGATTCGGTGAGGGTGATAAGGGCCCTTGAGGTTTACAGGGTCTCTGGAAAGCCTATATCCTCCTTCAGAAAAAAATCGGCTTCTGATAAAAAAGAAAGGTACAGTCCCCTCTATATCGGTCTTTTAAGGCCTAGGGAGGATCTCTGTCTCTCCATAGAAAAACGAGTAAGACAGCAGTTTTACGGGGGATACCCGGAGGAGGTGCAGTGGCTTCTGGATAAAGGTTTTTCCCCTGAACTTCCGTCGATGAAAGGCTTTGGCTACAGGGAACTGGTTCTATACTGTCAGGGAAAGATGAGCCTTGAAGAGGGGATAGAGTCGGATATAATCGCTACCAGGCAGTTCGCCAAAAGACAGATGACCTGGTTTAAAAAATTTTTTCCCGTAAACTGGTACGATCTGTCCAAAACAAGTTATAATGGGGTGCTGTCGGAGACGTTTGAACTGTCCGTCGCCCACGTAGAGGAAGGTGATAATAGTTGAAAGTTATCACAGCGGAGCCGACCGGCCTTTGCTTTGGGGTAACCAGGGCCATCAAGACCATGGAAGAGGCGTTGATCTCCAACGGGAGGATCTTCTGTATCGGTAGCCCTATACACAACCCTCAGGAGGTCAAAAGGCTCGAAAATCTCGGCCTGGTGGTGGTAAGCGACGACGATAAGGTCCCGCCGGGAGAGGCGGTTTTCGTCAGGGCTCACGGTATATCGCCTGATGTACACCGTCGACTGATGGACAAAAACGTCAGGATAATAGACGGCACCTGTCCTTTCGTCAGAAAGGCCCAAAAGATGGCCGAGCAGCTTTCCAGAGAAGGATACTTCCTCCTGGTCTTAGGGGACGAGTATCACCCGGAGATCCAGGGTATATTGGGCTACGTGGAAGGACCTTATAGAGTGATTTCACAAGAAAGCGATCTCAAGGCTATTGATAAAATCGATAAAATTGGTATTATATCTCAGACGACCCAACAGGAATCTACCCTGAAGGATATAGCCTACAACGCCGTAGGCATCGCCAGAGAGATTCGGGTATCCAACACTATATGCAGGGCCACCGTGGAGAGACAGGAGGCGGTCCGCCGTCTCGCTGGATCGGTGGACGGCATAGTGGTAATAGGAGGGCACAACAGTGCCAACACAGCTAAGCTCTTTCGTATAGCACAGGAGTCCGGTACTCCTGCGCTTTGGGTTGAGGAGGCACATCAACTCGACAGGGGGTGGTTGTCAGGAAAGGCGACGATAGGAATTGCCGCCGGTGCAAGCACGCCGGACTGGCTGATAAAACAACTACAACAAGCGATTCTCTAAGAGAATCGCTGGACGTCAGGGGGATGTCAAATAATGAGTGAAGAGATTAAGAACCAAGTAGCGGAAGATATGACCATGGAGCAGCTTTTGGAGAGCTCCGGGGGCCTCGAGGAGATTCACAGAGGCAAAGTGGTAACCGGGACCGTAGTGGAGCAGGCCGAAGGTGGCTGGCTTGTGGACGTTGGTTACAAGTGTGAGGGATTCCTTCCCACCAGGGAGTGGAGTCACCACATCCTTGTAGGCGACGGCGCAGAGCCTGCCATAGGTCAGGAGCTCCAGGTCCAGGTTGTCAACGTTCGCCAGGGAGAGGAATCTCAGCTGGTGGTAAGTCGCTGGCGTTGCGAATTCGATCGTCGTTGGCAGGAGCTCGAGGAGACTATCGCCGATAAGGAGACCTTCTCCGTCAGAGGGCTTCGCAAGGTCAAGGGCGGTCTTATGGTTGACTGTTGCTCCCTTGAGGGATTCATCCCTATTTCCCACCTCGCTGAGGAGGGAAGGGGCGTAAATCCCGGCAAGTTTATCGATGAGATCTTCGACGTGAAGCTTCTCGAGAAGGACCGTCGTAAGCGCCGTCTGGTCCTTTCCAGAAGGTCCATTCTCGATCAGGAGATCGCCGAGCAGCGGGACAACTTCTATAATGATGTCAAAGAGGGCACCGTTCTTGAAGGCACCGTCAGCAGTCTGACCTCTTTCGGTGTATTCGTGAACCTCGGTCCTATAGATGGACTTGTCCATATCAGCGAGCTTTCCTGGCACAGGAACGCCAAGCCTAAGGACATAGTCAAGAAGGGCGATACGGTGAAGGTTAAGGTCATAGGTATCGATCACGATCACAACCGCATCTCCTTGAGTATGAGACAGACCGAGACAGACCCGTGGGATACCGTTGAGGAGAGATGGAAGCCCGGTGAGAAGACCGTAGGCACCGTCACCAACGTCACCGATTTCGGTGCTTTCGTAGAGGTAGAGCCGGGAATCGAGGGATTGGTACACATCGGAGACCTCAGCTGGGCCAGGATCAAGCATCCTAAAGAGGTAGTCAAAAAGGGACAGGAGCTGGAGACCGTGGTCCTCAGCGTCGATCCCGTAAAGAAAAGGCTTAGCCTCGGCTATAAACAGCTTAACGATCCCTGGAACGGAATTGAGGACCGCTACAGCAAAGGACAGGATCTGCCTGTAACAGTGGTCCGTCTCGCCGATTTCGGTGCCTTCGTCGAGCTTGAAAAAGGCGTCGAGGGACTTATCCATATCTCTCAGCTCAGCAACAAGAGGGTCGACAAGCCCGGAGATGTCCTCGCCGAGGGTCAGGAGATAACCGCACGGATCATCGAGGTCAACCCCAACGATCGCAGAATCAGGCTCAGCCTCAGTGCCCTTGAAGAGGGAGATAAGAGGGAGAGACCGGCTCAGGCCGCTGGTGGCAGAAGAAAGAAATCCGATTCGGAGAAACCTGTCTCCAACTTCCAGTCCGAGGAAGGCCCAATAACCTTGGGAGACGCCTTCGGAGATATATTCGACAGGAACTGACGTTCTATGCGACGCCACACTCCCATATCGGGGTGTGGCGTCGTTTTGTCTAAAGGCATCTCCCAGGTTCCCTAAAAAAATTAAGGAGGGTTTAGTTTGAAAGACCATTCTTTGAGGGTTTTCCCCGACCCTATATTGAGAAAAGAGACAAGGACAATAGCGGTTTTTGATAAAGATTTTTTGCTTTTTGTTGATGAGCTTAAAAAACTTATGATAGAATATGACGGTGTAGGGCTGGCTGCCCCCCAAATTGGGGAGAGCCTGAAAGTAGCGGTTATTCTATACGAGGATACTTACTACGTTCTCATAAACCCTACGATAGTGGAAAAAGAGGACGAACAGAGGGATCAGGAGGGATGTCTCAGCTTTCCCGGGGTCTTCGAGGACATAACCAGACCTTACAGGGTAGTGGTAGAGGCTCAGGATGAGACAGGGGCTCCCAGGAGAATCGAGGCGGAAGGTTTTCTGGCCAGAGCTATGTGTCACGAGATAGACCATCTAAACGGCAAGCTGATGATAGACCATCTCTCTCCGATGAAGAGAGAGCTCATAAAGAAGAGATTGACAAAGCTAAAAAAAGAAGGCAACGAGGATTCATGATAACCTGGTTTATGGGTACCGGTTTTTTTGCCTCCCACTGTCTTAGGTCGTTGGTCCAGGCCGGTCTCAGTCCCGATTTAGTCGTTACAATGCCGCCTAGGCCTTCGGGAAGGAGGGGGATGTCCGAGAGCCCAACTCTCGTCGAGTCCACCGCGTCGGACCTGTCTTTAAACCTCCATAGATCCTCAAAGGTTAACTCCGATACCTACCTGTTGGACAGGATGAAAAACGAGACCCCCGACTGTATCTTCGTGGTGGACTTCGGTCAAAAAGTGGGGGAGCCCTACCTTTCCACCCCCAGAGGAGGCTGTCTTAACGTCCATCCTTCCTTGCTGCCCCTTTATAGAGGAGCTGCTCCTGTCCAAAGGGCTATTATGGAGGGACAGAGCGATACAGGGGTTACGGTTTTCCGTTTAGTCGAGGAGATGGACGCCGGACCTGTGGTTATCCAAGAGAGGGCCTCTATAGAGGAGAACGAGACCTCAGGAGAGCTTCTATTTCGACTTGCATACATAGGTGGCGTTTTGCTTTTCAGAGGGGTACAATTGATCTTAGATAAAGAGAACCCTCTTCAACCTCAAAATTCGCTAATAGCCACATATGCGCCAAAAATAGATAAAAAAGAGGCCCTTCTATCCTGGAATTTGTCAGCAAGATCCATCCATTGCAAAGTTAGAGCTTTAAATCCTTCTCCAGGAGCTTATTTATATATCCAAGGATGTAGAGTAAAAATATGGAGCACCGAGGTCGTCGACGTTATCCAGGGGTCGTCTGGAGTTTTATCTATCGACGACTCCGGCTTTCCCGTGGTGAAGTGTTCCTCCGGTGCCGTGAGGTTGCTGGAGGTACAGCCGGAGGGCAAAAAGAGGCTCAGTGGAGTGGAATGGGTTAGAGGAAGCCAGCTCTCGGAAGGGGAGATTCTTTCATGATCGAGAACAGGGAACGGTTTGCTGCCCTTATAAAGAAACATCGCTGGCCAAAGGCGGTGGCGGTTACAGGGGCTTTGGGGTCTGGAAAGACCGAATGGGTGCTTAACCTGGCCTTGGGCTTCAGCTCTATAGGCGAGAAGGTCACCATCGCCGATGTGGATATAATAAACCCCTATTTCTGCGTTCGCCAGGTGTCCGATACACTGGAGAACCAGGGATTCAAGGTTTTAACCGCGCCGGACAAGGCAAAGTGGATAGATATGCCCCTTGTCACCGCCGAGGTCGATTGGGCTCTTTCCGAGCCCGACGGCAGGCTTCTCCTCGACGTAGGAGGGGATGCCGAGGGAGCCTTGGCCCTCAAAAAGTACAGGGATAGGATGATATCCGCAGGATATCTGCTTATATTGGTGGTAAACTCTTACAGGCCGATGACCTCCACCGTCGAGGGGATCTCCACGATGAGAAGACGGATGGAGGAGATAGGGGGCTTAAAGGTAGGGGCTATTCTGTCGAATTCCCACCTAATGTCCGAGACCACTATGGATACTGTCACAGAGGGATTGAAGTTGGTGGAGGCGGCGGGAAAAGAGCTGGAGCTTCCGGTGCTCTACGCCGGTGTGCCGCCTCACCTTTACGGCGAGGCGGAGAGTCACCTCTCCACAGGGGAGGTCTCCCCTTGGCCGGTTTCCAGATATATGCTTCTTCCCTGGGAGAAAGGCGCTATGTGGTCCACCGGTCTTCCGTCTAAAAACCATGGAGCTCGAATCCTCCGTCAGGAGGCTGCCAAATAGAGCTGTTATAGAAGCGACAAAAAACGCGAGAGGGGTGTTGTACTCATGGCAAAAGGGCGAATCGAAATCGCCGAGGAGTACTGCAAAAGCTGTGGAGTCTGTGTCGTTGCGTGTCCCGTTAAGGTTCTTCGTATTTCCGATCATCTTAACGCAAAAGGGCACAGGCCGGTGGAGCAGTATAAGGATGGCTGTATAGGGTGCGGGATGTGCGCTATTTCCTGTCCTGACGCGGTCATAGAGGTCTATAAGACCACCGACTAGAGAGGAGGAGAACATATGGCGAAGGTGTTAATGAAAGGAACTGAGGCTATAGCCGAGGCTGCTATTCAGGCTGGATGCAGATACTTCTTCGGTTATCCTATAACTCCTCAAAACGAGATACCGGAGTACATGTCCGCCCATCTCCCTAAGTACGGTGGGGTTTACATTCAGGGAGAGAGTGAGGTCGCGTCGGTAAACATGATCCTAGGTGCAGCTGCCACCGGTCACATGGTTATGACCACCTCCTCAAGCCCGGGAATATCCCTTATGTCCGAGGGACTTAGCTACCTGGCGGGATCGGAACTTCCTGCCGTACTGGTCAACGTAATGAGGGGCGGTCCCGGTCTCGGTGGGATTCTGCCCTCTCAGGCGGACTACCTTCAGGCCACCAAAGGCGGCGGAAACGGCGACTACAACCTTATGGTGTTCGCCCCAAGCACCTTACAGGAGGCTGTGGAAGTAGTGCAGTCGGCCTGGGACTACGCTTTCAAATACCGTAATCCTGTGATGATACTGGCCGACGGCTTTATGGGACAGATGATGGAGCCGGTGGAGATAACACCTCACGAAACCGACAGAGGAGACTGGAAAAGCTGGGGACTGGGCAACAAAGGCACCAGGGAAAGCAGGAGCCTGATAAAGAGCATGAACCTGACCCCCGAGCTTTTGGAGGCCCATAACGATAAGCTCCAGGCAAAGTACGACAGAATGAAAAAAGAGGACACAAAGTGGGAGGAATTCCAGCTAGACGATGCGGAGCTGGTCATAGCTGCCTACGGCACCACCGCCAGAATAGCTAAGTCGGCGATCTCCCATCTGAGAGAAGAGGGATACAAAGTGGGCATGATAAGGCCTATAACCCTCTTCCCCTTCCCTTACGAGCCCTTTGAGAAGCTCACCGAAAAGGTCAGCCACGTTCTGGATATAGAGATGAACAAGGGCCAGATGGTGGACGACGTAAAGGTGGCCACCGGCTGTCGTTTTCCCGTCAGTTTCTACGGTCGCTGCGGTGGAGTAGCTCCCTCGGTCGAAGAGATCGAAGAGCAGTGCAGAAAAATTCTGGGATAGGGGGATATCGTTATGGCTGAGACAAAGGTATATTCTCGTCCTGAAAGCCTGAAGAGGGACGTTCACACCCATTACTGTCCGGGCTGTGGGCACGGTATCGCCCACAGGATGATCTGTGAGGTTATAGACGAGATGGGCATCCAAAACGAGACGGTCAGTATGTCTCCTGTAGGATGTGCCGCTATGATGTACGACTACATCGATATCGATTACGTTGAGGCAGCCCACGGCAGGGCTCCTGCTACCGCCACAGGAATAAAAAGGGTCCTGCCCGATAAGTTTGTCTTCACATATCAGGGAGACGGAGACCTGGCCTCCATCGGTATGGCGGAGATAGTTCACGCCGCAAACAGAGGGGAAAAGTTCACAACCTTCTTCATAAACAACGCCATCTACGGCATGACCGGAGGACAGATGGCTCCCACAACCCTGATAGGTCAGAGAGCCACAACCTGTCCTCAGGGAAGGGACCCGGAGCTTTCGGGCTTTCCCATAAGGATGTGCGAGATGCTGGCGACCTTAGAGACCCCCGCCTACATAGAGAGGGTGTCTGTAGCTAAGCCTAAGTACATAATGCAGGCCAAGAAAGCCTTTCAGAAGGCCTTCCGTTATCAGAAGGAGGGCAGGGGATTCTGCTTTATAGAGGTTCTCTCTACCTGTCCCACAAACTGGGGAATGAACCCGGTGGAGGCTTTCGATTGGCAGATAGAGAAGATGATGCCCTGTTTCCCTCTAGGCGTCTTCAAGGACTTCGAGTAAGGAGGACTGGAGATATGTCCAATCAATTCTACATGGATCTCCTGGCCGCAGGTTTTGGAGGACAGGGAATAATGATGCTCGGTCAGCTGATAGCCTACTCAGGCATCCATCAGGGACGATACGTTACCTGGATTCCCGCCTATGGCCCTGAGATGAGAGGCGGTACGGCCAACTGCTCCTGCGTGGTAAGCAGCCAGGAGATAGGATCTCCGGTTGTCGGCCAGGCCGACGTGGTGGTGGTCATGAATCAGCCATCGCTGGATAAATTTGAGCCAAGGGTGAAGCCCGGTGGCTTTCTCCTGTACGATAGCGATCTGGTAAAGTATGAGACCCCAAGAGAGGATATCACCGTTATCCCAGTTCCCGCTAAGATGATAGCCCACGAGCTCGGCAGCGAGAAAGTGGCCAATATAGTGATGTTAGGGGCCATAGTCAAGGCTACTGGGATAGTGTCCGAATCGGACTGTCTCGATACCATAAAGGAGAAGCTGGGCGCGAAGAAACCTCAGTTTTTGCCCATGAACCTGGACGCTTTCGATAAAGGTATATCAATCGCCCAGGAGCATTTAGTCTAAAGCCTATGGATTTCGGGGAGAGGACCTTAAGCACCGAGGTTCTGTATCGCGGAAAGGTCCTGGATCTTCACGTCGATCAGGTGGAGCTGCCGGGGGGCAGAGTTACATCCCGGGAGGCGGTACGCCACTCTCCTGCGGTAGCCATCGTGGCGGTCGAAGGGAACGATATCTACCTTGTCAGGCAGTTTCGTCATGCGGTCGGCGATTTTATCCTGGAGATTCCCGCAGGGATAGTCGAGAGCGGTGAGACTCCACTACAGACCGCTGCCAGAGAGATCCAGGAGGAAATCGCCATGAAGGCGGAGAATCTCGAGGAGATAGGAAGGATATACACCTCTCCAGGTTTTTCCGACGAGGAGATAGTTCTCTTCTGGGCTGAAGGACTCTCGCCCTCCAGGTTACCGGCGGACGACGACGAGTTTATACAGGTTGAAAAGGTCCCTCTAAGCCAGGTTTGGTCCATGATCGACGACGGGGTTATCAAAGACGGCAAAACTATAGTCGCTCTTTACCGTATGGCACTAAAGGGAAAAATAGCATATCATTGAGGGGGGCCTGTGCCTCCCTCAATTTTTTAGGACAGGGTGACCTAATGAGATCCTTTAGCGATATTTTAGCTTCTTTTATCGATTATCTGTCCCTGGAGAGAGGATACAGCGATAACACCGTCACAGCCTATCGGAGAGATATATTGCAGTGGAAGGTTTTCTGCGAAAAGAAAGAGGACGATCTTTTCCGACCGTCGGAGGGACTTTACGACCTGTACGTCATGAAGCTGAGGCGGGAGGGGTTGGCCGAT is drawn from Dethiosulfovibrio salsuginis and contains these coding sequences:
- the vorB gene encoding 3-methyl-2-oxobutanoate dehydrogenase subunit VorB, with protein sequence MAKVLMKGTEAIAEAAIQAGCRYFFGYPITPQNEIPEYMSAHLPKYGGVYIQGESEVASVNMILGAAATGHMVMTTSSSPGISLMSEGLSYLAGSELPAVLVNVMRGGPGLGGILPSQADYLQATKGGGNGDYNLMVFAPSTLQEAVEVVQSAWDYAFKYRNPVMILADGFMGQMMEPVEITPHETDRGDWKSWGLGNKGTRESRSLIKSMNLTPELLEAHNDKLQAKYDRMKKEDTKWEEFQLDDAELVIAAYGTTARIAKSAISHLREEGYKVGMIRPITLFPFPYEPFEKLTEKVSHVLDIEMNKGQMVDDVKVATGCRFPVSFYGRCGGVAPSVEEIEEQCRKILG
- the fmt gene encoding methionyl-tRNA formyltransferase; the encoded protein is MITWFMGTGFFASHCLRSLVQAGLSPDLVVTMPPRPSGRRGMSESPTLVESTASDLSLNLHRSSKVNSDTYLLDRMKNETPDCIFVVDFGQKVGEPYLSTPRGGCLNVHPSLLPLYRGAAPVQRAIMEGQSDTGVTVFRLVEEMDAGPVVIQERASIEENETSGELLFRLAYIGGVLLFRGVQLILDKENPLQPQNSLIATYAPKIDKKEALLSWNLSARSIHCKVRALNPSPGAYLYIQGCRVKIWSTEVVDVIQGSSGVLSIDDSGFPVVKCSSGAVRLLEVQPEGKKRLSGVEWVRGSQLSEGEILS
- a CDS encoding 4Fe-4S dicluster domain-containing protein; translation: MAKGRIEIAEEYCKSCGVCVVACPVKVLRISDHLNAKGHRPVEQYKDGCIGCGMCAISCPDAVIEVYKTTD
- a CDS encoding thiamine pyrophosphate-dependent enzyme; protein product: MAETKVYSRPESLKRDVHTHYCPGCGHGIAHRMICEVIDEMGIQNETVSMSPVGCAAMMYDYIDIDYVEAAHGRAPATATGIKRVLPDKFVFTYQGDGDLASIGMAEIVHAANRGEKFTTFFINNAIYGMTGGQMAPTTLIGQRATTCPQGRDPELSGFPIRMCEMLATLETPAYIERVSVAKPKYIMQAKKAFQKAFRYQKEGRGFCFIEVLSTCPTNWGMNPVEAFDWQIEKMMPCFPLGVFKDFE
- the miaA gene encoding tRNA (adenosine(37)-N6)-dimethylallyltransferase MiaA, producing MSIPVIAVIGPTAVGKTALSVELAKKLDGEVISVDSRQVYRYMDVGTDKIDRETRKDVLHHLIDVVDPDEIFSVADFIEMADKAVDRIISRGKVPVFAGGTPFYYRALFDRSLTVNVPSNREIRQELDSMDPFDRFDYLAEVDPETARRLSPNDSVRVIRALEVYRVSGKPISSFRKKSASDKKERYSPLYIGLLRPREDLCLSIEKRVRQQFYGGYPEEVQWLLDKGFSPELPSMKGFGYRELVLYCQGKMSLEEGIESDIIATRQFAKRQMTWFKKFFPVNWYDLSKTSYNGVLSETFELSVAHVEEGDNS
- a CDS encoding P-loop NTPase family protein, whose product is MIENRERFAALIKKHRWPKAVAVTGALGSGKTEWVLNLALGFSSIGEKVTIADVDIINPYFCVRQVSDTLENQGFKVLTAPDKAKWIDMPLVTAEVDWALSEPDGRLLLDVGGDAEGALALKKYRDRMISAGYLLILVVNSYRPMTSTVEGISTMRRRMEEIGGLKVGAILSNSHLMSETTMDTVTEGLKLVEAAGKELELPVLYAGVPPHLYGEAESHLSTGEVSPWPVSRYMLLPWEKGAMWSTGLPSKNHGARILRQEAAK
- a CDS encoding 30S ribosomal protein S1, giving the protein MSEEIKNQVAEDMTMEQLLESSGGLEEIHRGKVVTGTVVEQAEGGWLVDVGYKCEGFLPTREWSHHILVGDGAEPAIGQELQVQVVNVRQGEESQLVVSRWRCEFDRRWQELEETIADKETFSVRGLRKVKGGLMVDCCSLEGFIPISHLAEEGRGVNPGKFIDEIFDVKLLEKDRRKRRLVLSRRSILDQEIAEQRDNFYNDVKEGTVLEGTVSSLTSFGVFVNLGPIDGLVHISELSWHRNAKPKDIVKKGDTVKVKVIGIDHDHNRISLSMRQTETDPWDTVEERWKPGEKTVGTVTNVTDFGAFVEVEPGIEGLVHIGDLSWARIKHPKEVVKKGQELETVVLSVDPVKKRLSLGYKQLNDPWNGIEDRYSKGQDLPVTVVRLADFGAFVELEKGVEGLIHISQLSNKRVDKPGDVLAEGQEITARIIEVNPNDRRIRLSLSALEEGDKRERPAQAAGGRRKKSDSEKPVSNFQSEEGPITLGDAFGDIFDRN
- the mutL gene encoding DNA mismatch repair endonuclease MutL is translated as MKIKRLPPDVAMRIAAGEVVERPVSVVKELMENSLDAGATRISVWVVQGGRVSLVVEDDGRGIDEEDLALAVESHATSKIASLDDLESIGTLGYRGEALSSVAAVSRLDIRSRTGDSSSGGRIKSEGGVISSQGELNCKAGTRVQVDDLFFNLPARRKFLKSPVAEMRRITKLIQEYSVAYPEVSFLLYGDTKLVYSTPGSLDRGAVLERLWGDEPKVRSSQGERGNYRVSLWWQEAPRTSRISLMAFVNGRRIDEPTIKAAIASGETNSSGNWAVWIETPPDEVDVNVHPAKTEVLFRHGGDLFSSVKDCAMSLQGDRRPSNPPSLPLYSPESPKTESPKIDFPRPKTKRPEYKDDRGSLFTRVEAPVVKSEPRVSQETPPSVSSKPEDTVFLGQLSSGYLLFDRSGELVIMDHHGAHERINFDRIKKSMERDRAVQSLAIPVPLPPSLQSDCEEHLDKLGELGFDFQRSDGVLQLSGVPDFRGCGSISPLTLLRSSMVGLEGGRISREAVWLRWATIACKASVKLTWRISPQEAMALWRDMNEDGAVAACPHGRPVIITLSDREIASRFERS
- a CDS encoding 2-oxoacid:acceptor oxidoreductase family protein, with the protein product MSNQFYMDLLAAGFGGQGIMMLGQLIAYSGIHQGRYVTWIPAYGPEMRGGTANCSCVVSSQEIGSPVVGQADVVVVMNQPSLDKFEPRVKPGGFLLYDSDLVKYETPREDITVIPVPAKMIAHELGSEKVANIVMLGAIVKATGIVSESDCLDTIKEKLGAKKPQFLPMNLDAFDKGISIAQEHLV
- the ispH gene encoding 4-hydroxy-3-methylbut-2-enyl diphosphate reductase, whose amino-acid sequence is MKVITAEPTGLCFGVTRAIKTMEEALISNGRIFCIGSPIHNPQEVKRLENLGLVVVSDDDKVPPGEAVFVRAHGISPDVHRRLMDKNVRIIDGTCPFVRKAQKMAEQLSREGYFLLVLGDEYHPEIQGILGYVEGPYRVISQESDLKAIDKIDKIGIISQTTQQESTLKDIAYNAVGIAREIRVSNTICRATVERQEAVRRLAGSVDGIVVIGGHNSANTAKLFRIAQESGTPALWVEEAHQLDRGWLSGKATIGIAAGASTPDWLIKQLQQAIL
- a CDS encoding NUDIX hydrolase translates to MDFGERTLSTEVLYRGKVLDLHVDQVELPGGRVTSREAVRHSPAVAIVAVEGNDIYLVRQFRHAVGDFILEIPAGIVESGETPLQTAAREIQEEIAMKAENLEEIGRIYTSPGFSDEEIVLFWAEGLSPSRLPADDDEFIQVEKVPLSQVWSMIDDGVIKDGKTIVALYRMALKGKIAYH
- the def gene encoding peptide deformylase, whose protein sequence is MKDHSLRVFPDPILRKETRTIAVFDKDFLLFVDELKKLMIEYDGVGLAAPQIGESLKVAVILYEDTYYVLINPTIVEKEDEQRDQEGCLSFPGVFEDITRPYRVVVEAQDETGAPRRIEAEGFLARAMCHEIDHLNGKLMIDHLSPMKRELIKKRLTKLKKEGNEDS